The Kribbella sp. NBC_00662 nucleotide sequence CCATGCCGATCCGCGAGCGCAGGTCGTGCCGGGTCAGCTCGGTGATGTCGACACCGTCGAGGGTGATCCTGCCGCTGTTCAGCTCGTAGAACCGCATGATCAGGTTGACCAGCGTGGTCTTGCCGGCACCGGTCGGGCCGACGATCGCGACCGTCTGCCCGGGCTCCGCGACCAGGCTCAGATCGGTGATCAGCGGCTTGTCCGGGTCGTACGAGAACGACACGTGCTCGAACTCGACCCGCCCGCGAGAATCGGTGACCTTCTCCGGCGTCGCGTCGTCCGGGATCTGCTCCTGCGCGTCCAGTACTTCGAACACGCGCTCCGCGGACGCGACACCCGACTGCAGCAGGTTCGCCATCGAGGCGACCTGGGTCAGCGGCTGGGTGAACTGCCGCGAGTACTGGATGAACGCCTGCACATCACCCAGCGACATCGTGCCGGAGGCGACCCGCAGACCGCCGAGGACCGCGATCACCACGTAGTTCAGGTTCCCGACGAACATCATCACCGGCATGATCAGCCCGGAGATGAACTGCGCCCCGAACGCCGCCTGGTACAGTTCGTCGTTCTTCTTCGCGAACTCCGCCTCGATCTCCTTCTGCCGGCCGAAGACCTTCACCAGCTCGTGCCCGGTGAACGCCTCCTCGATCTGCCCGTTCAGCGCACCGGTGTGGCGCCACTGGGCGATGAACCGGACCTGCGAGCGCTTGGCGATCGCCGCGGTCAGGATCATCGTGATCGGGATCGTGACGAGTGCGATCAGCGCGAGCACCGGAGAGATCACGAACATCAGCGTGATCACGCCGATCACCGTCAGCAGCGAGGTGAGCAGCTGGCTCAGTGTCTGCTGCAGGCTGGTCGAGATGTTGTCGATGTCGTTCGTCACCCGGCTGAGCAGCTCGCCGCGCGGCGCACCGTCGAAGTAGCTCAGCGGCAGCCTGTTGAGCTTGTCCTCGACATCCTTGCGCAGCGACAGGATCGTCCGCTGTACGACGCCGTTGAGGATGTAGCCCTGGGCCCAGGACAGGAAGAACGCGCCGGCGTACAGCGCCAGGACCAGCAGCAGTACGTTGCGCAGGGCATCGAAGTCGATACCGACGCCCGGGATCAGGTCGATCCCCTGCAGCAGGTCCGCCAGCCGGCCGTTGCCGGAGGCCCGGGTCTGCTCGATCACCTGCGCCTTGGTCAAACCGCTCGGCAGCTGCTTGCCGATGGCACCGGCGAAGATGATGTCGGTCGCGCGGCCGAGGATCTTCGGGCCGAGCACCGACAGACCGACGCTGCAGATCGCCAGCAGGATGACTCCGGACACCTGCATCCGGTGCGGACGCAACCGCCCGAGCAACCGCTTCGCCGACGGCAGGAAGTTCATGGACTTGTCGCCGGGAATACCTCCCGGCGGACCGAACCCCCGACCAGTGGTCGGTCGCTCAGTAGCCTTGACAGCCTTCGGCGCCGACGCACCTGGCGCCTGCCCGTTCGGCGACTGCCCGTTCGGCGACTGTCCGTTGGGTGCCTGTCCGTTCGGGGACGGCGTGGTCGACTCGCTCATGCCGCCTCCTCCGCGGAACGCTGGGACTCGACGATCTCGACGTACGTCGGACACGTCTCGAGCAACTGGTCATGCGTGCCCGTGCCGACGATCGCGCCGTCCTCGATCACGACGATCTGGTCGGCGTCGATGATCGTCGACACGCGCTGCGCGACGACCACCACACAAGCCTCCCGGGTGACCGGCCGCAGCGCCGCCCGCAATCGGGCGTCCGTCGACAGGTCCAGCGCCGAGAACGAGTCGTCGAACAGGTAGATCTCCGGTTTGCGCACCAGCGCCCGCGCGATCGCGAGCCGCTGCCGCTGACCGCCGGACACGTTCGTGCCGCCCTGCGCGATCGGCGCCTCCAGTCCTTCGGCCATCGCCTCGACAAAGTCCTTGCCCTGGGCAATCTCCAGCGCTTCCCACAGCTCCTCGTCGGTCGCATCCGGGTTGCCGTACCGCAGGTTGCTCGCGACCGTCCCGGAGAACAGGTACGGACGCTGCGGCACCAGCCCGATCCGCTCCCACAACGCCTCCGGCTCGATCTCTCGTACGTCGATGCCGTCGACGAGCACCCGTCCCTCGGTC carries:
- a CDS encoding ABC transporter ATP-binding protein: MSESTTPSPNGQAPNGQSPNGQSPNGQAPGASAPKAVKATERPTTGRGFGPPGGIPGDKSMNFLPSAKRLLGRLRPHRMQVSGVILLAICSVGLSVLGPKILGRATDIIFAGAIGKQLPSGLTKAQVIEQTRASGNGRLADLLQGIDLIPGVGIDFDALRNVLLLVLALYAGAFFLSWAQGYILNGVVQRTILSLRKDVEDKLNRLPLSYFDGAPRGELLSRVTNDIDNISTSLQQTLSQLLTSLLTVIGVITLMFVISPVLALIALVTIPITMILTAAIAKRSQVRFIAQWRHTGALNGQIEEAFTGHELVKVFGRQKEIEAEFAKKNDELYQAAFGAQFISGLIMPVMMFVGNLNYVVIAVLGGLRVASGTMSLGDVQAFIQYSRQFTQPLTQVASMANLLQSGVASAERVFEVLDAQEQIPDDATPEKVTDSRGRVEFEHVSFSYDPDKPLITDLSLVAEPGQTVAIVGPTGAGKTTLVNLIMRFYELNSGRITLDGVDITELTRHDLRSRIGMVLQDTWLFGGTIRDNLLYGNLDATEEDMLAAAKATYVDRFVHSLPDGYDTVIDEEGSNVSAGEKQLLTIARAFLADPQLLILDEATSSVDTRTEVLVQRAMAALRSDRTSFVIAHRLSTIRDADLILVMENGAIVEQGNHNELLALDGAYARLYNAQFSGAVVDIDEEAAAITAPVATPAGRPMAR